The following DNA comes from Halobacillus litoralis.
TGCAAATTTTGAAGCGCTGTATGCTGTGTTACTATGTGTACCGCGGAGCCCGGATAAGGATGAAAGGTTCACAATAGCTCCGGCCCCTTGCTTTTTCATCTCTACATATACTTTCTGGGTGAATAGGACTGTCGAAAAGTAGTTCAATTCCATTACCTTACGCAAATCCTCTTCCTTTATGCTCTCCAACGGTCCTCCCCCGATGACCCCAGCTGAATTGACCAAACCAGTAATAGGGCCAATTGAATCCATTGCCTCTTTTACCACTTTGTCACGGTCGAATTCTTCGTTCAAGTTTGCTTTACATAGGAAAATTTCCACCCCACCATTTATAGTAGCACACTCTTTTTTCGCCTGTTTCAACTTTTCTTCATTACGTCCTGTAAGGGTCACATGACCGCCAGCACGGACGATCTCTTTCGCGGCTTCACGACCAATCCCACCTGTAGCTCCAGTAACAAGAACATGTTCATCTTTTAATGCATTTTCAGAAAAAATCCTCATTCTCAAACGCCTCCTTAGCGAATAACATATCCCCAACTGTTCGAACTTAAACTTTACGGAAAGGTTATTAAAATAAAAAATCAGCGCTCTATGACTGATTCAGTCACTTAGCGCTGAGCCATGGGACACCTTTTTTTAAAAAGTCTGCCATGTTTATTCTCTTTTTATTTCTTCTCATAGCTGCCTTCACCACTTCAAATGTTATTTACGCTTATTGTTCTGCTTACGGAAAGAGAATAGGACCTTTCCACTCCGCGTGCGCTTAACACCTTTTGTTTTAGCTTGCGCTTGGCCTTCAGGAGTATTTTTGTAATCCTGATCGAATAGCTCGCGGGCTTTTGAATACAGCAGAGTCATAGTGGTGACCTCCTTTTCTTTATAGGATATGAAACGATTCCCCTTGATATTATTAGTAAAACGTCGTAAACGCAAGAAAAAAATATATTTTATCGGTTTTTTTCTTAATAAGGACTCTATAC
Coding sequences within:
- a CDS encoding SDR family NAD(P)-dependent oxidoreductase — its product is MRIFSENALKDEHVLVTGATGGIGREAAKEIVRAGGHVTLTGRNEEKLKQAKKECATINGGVEIFLCKANLNEEFDRDKVVKEAMDSIGPITGLVNSAGVIGGGPLESIKEEDLRKVMELNYFSTVLFTQKVYVEMKKQGAGAIVNLSSLSGLRGTHSNTAYSASKFAIIGFTQSFALEAIENGIRVNAVCPGYVDTAMGQAAINSKGEREGRSYEEQRKLAEQGIPSGKLSEPEEVARSIVYLLSDASYNIIGESLKISGGSVMR